A portion of the Mycobacterium paraseoulense genome contains these proteins:
- a CDS encoding amidohydrolase family protein → MKPITDAPIFDADQHMYETPGALTKYLPDRFAKAVQFVQMGRRTRIAILGKITEYIPNPTFDRVAAPGSHEKFYSGHNPEGLTLREMQGAAIDAPPASRNPEDRIRELDRQEVRETLVYPTLANLVEHSAAEDPELTMAMIHALNQWMLEHWQFTYANRLFMTPVINCAEVDGARRELDYILDNGAKVALIKPSPVKGFRGWRSPALPEFDPFWRDVEAASLPIVLHASQPPLDGYINQWEPPDTNSFMEMSAFRWVALGHREIADMITSLICHGTLTRFPRLRIASVENGSSWIKPLFHDLDDIYTKMPQNFAEHPLGVFRRNIWVSPFWEGSVAEVVETVGWDKVLFGSDYPHPEGLATPKRFYEYAEGMDERRTYDFMGDNARRFMGLPIANPNPDAMRPPQLASA, encoded by the coding sequence ATGAAACCGATCACCGACGCGCCGATATTCGATGCCGACCAGCACATGTATGAAACGCCCGGTGCGCTGACGAAATACCTGCCAGACCGGTTCGCCAAAGCCGTGCAGTTCGTCCAGATGGGTCGGCGGACTCGCATCGCGATACTGGGCAAGATCACCGAGTACATCCCCAACCCAACCTTCGACCGGGTCGCTGCACCGGGCTCGCACGAGAAGTTCTATTCGGGTCACAATCCCGAAGGACTGACGTTGCGCGAGATGCAGGGCGCGGCGATCGACGCGCCGCCCGCGAGCCGAAATCCCGAGGACCGGATCAGGGAGCTGGACCGCCAAGAGGTCCGCGAGACGCTCGTCTATCCGACGCTGGCCAATCTCGTGGAACACTCGGCGGCCGAGGATCCCGAACTGACTATGGCGATGATCCACGCGCTCAACCAGTGGATGCTCGAACACTGGCAGTTCACCTACGCCAACCGGCTATTCATGACGCCGGTGATCAATTGCGCCGAGGTCGACGGCGCGCGTCGGGAGCTCGACTACATCCTCGACAACGGCGCCAAGGTGGCGTTGATCAAACCCTCCCCGGTTAAGGGGTTTCGCGGGTGGCGCTCTCCCGCACTGCCCGAGTTCGACCCGTTCTGGCGCGACGTCGAAGCCGCGAGCTTGCCGATCGTCCTGCACGCGAGCCAGCCGCCGCTCGACGGCTACATCAATCAGTGGGAACCGCCCGACACAAACAGCTTCATGGAGATGAGCGCATTCCGATGGGTTGCGCTGGGGCACAGGGAGATCGCCGACATGATCACCAGTCTGATATGCCACGGCACACTGACCCGGTTCCCACGACTGCGCATCGCCAGCGTGGAGAACGGCAGTTCATGGATCAAGCCCCTCTTCCACGATCTCGACGACATCTACACCAAGATGCCGCAGAACTTCGCAGAGCATCCTCTTGGCGTGTTCCGCCGCAACATCTGGGTCAGCCCCTTCTGGGAGGGTTCGGTGGCCGAGGTGGTCGAGACGGTGGGCTGGGACAAGGTGCTGTTCGGCTCCGACTACCCGCATCCCGAGGGCCTGGCAACTCCCAAACGGTTCTACGAATACGCCGAAGGCATGGACGAACGACGCACCTACGACTTCATGGGCGACAACGCCCGCCGCTTCATGGGGCTGCCGATTGCGAATCCCAACCCGGACGCCATGAGACCACCGCAGCTGGCCTCCGCCTGA
- a CDS encoding amidohydrolase family protein → MPLQPWMQLISVDDHLIEHPTVWSDRLPRKYLEAGPKIIDFERPDTGALTQVWQYEGRIYPYIGLNAVAGKKPQDYGVEPVRYDDMIPGCYDPKARVADMDIDGVQAMTCFPSFPRFAGAVFAEGEDKELARLCSRAWNDFHLDEWAATAPNRFIPVAMLPFWDIDASVAEIHRVAEKGAKTVTFPDLPDRLGLPSVHSDHWDPVLSAVEETGMVLAQHFGSGGFPPPIAPDAPFAVFITLMGTMSMTAMTDWLFSNTLYRHPRLKIGLSEGGIGWIPYILERCDSVWRKHRFYNNINQEHPPSELFNKHIHGCFIEDDFGVDVRDFIGVDRITWECDYPHSDSYWPQSRERAAETLRDVPDDEAHRMVELNAREFYNFPRAA, encoded by the coding sequence ATGCCGTTGCAGCCGTGGATGCAGCTGATCTCGGTCGACGACCATCTGATCGAGCACCCGACTGTGTGGAGCGACCGGCTCCCCCGCAAATACCTCGAAGCGGGTCCGAAGATCATCGATTTCGAACGCCCCGACACCGGGGCATTGACCCAGGTATGGCAGTACGAGGGCCGCATCTATCCCTACATCGGCCTGAACGCGGTGGCCGGCAAGAAGCCCCAAGACTACGGCGTCGAGCCGGTGCGCTACGACGACATGATCCCGGGCTGCTATGACCCCAAGGCGCGCGTGGCTGACATGGATATCGACGGCGTGCAGGCGATGACTTGTTTCCCGTCCTTCCCACGGTTCGCCGGTGCGGTATTCGCCGAAGGGGAGGACAAGGAGCTCGCCCGCCTATGCTCACGGGCGTGGAATGATTTTCATCTCGACGAGTGGGCAGCCACTGCGCCGAACCGGTTCATCCCCGTTGCGATGCTGCCCTTTTGGGATATCGACGCAAGCGTCGCGGAGATCCACCGAGTCGCCGAGAAGGGCGCCAAGACGGTGACGTTCCCCGACCTGCCGGACAGGCTGGGACTGCCGTCGGTGCATTCCGACCACTGGGATCCGGTTCTGTCGGCCGTTGAAGAGACCGGGATGGTGCTGGCGCAGCACTTCGGGTCCGGCGGCTTTCCCCCACCGATCGCGCCGGACGCGCCGTTCGCCGTGTTCATCACCCTGATGGGGACGATGTCGATGACGGCGATGACCGACTGGCTGTTCTCGAACACGCTCTACCGTCATCCGAGGCTCAAGATCGGTCTGTCCGAAGGCGGAATAGGTTGGATTCCATACATTTTGGAACGCTGCGACAGCGTGTGGCGCAAGCACCGCTTCTACAACAACATCAACCAGGAGCATCCGCCGAGCGAACTGTTCAATAAGCACATCCACGGCTGCTTCATCGAAGACGACTTCGGGGTTGATGTACGTGACTTCATCGGCGTCGACCGCATCACGTGGGAGTGCGATTACCCGCATTCGGACTCGTATTGGCCGCAGAGCCGTGAACGCGCCGCCGAGACCCTCAGGGACGTGCCCGACGACGAGGCACACCGGATGGTGGAATTGAACGCGCGCGAGTTCTACAACTTCCCACGGGCGGCTTGA
- a CDS encoding cytochrome P450 — MTSVHAVPELEYESLPMADDRKVGWDALRAMGPVVLMHGWYYLTRRDDVLHALRNPEIFSSKKAFDTLGSPLPLVPISFDPPEHTRFRKILQPFFSPHTLGAMLPALQQQAVGMINALAPHGHADVVTELAMPYPSQVFLTLYGLPLADRAKLLTWKDAVIELADSGTTLEGHDLGPALELFAYLGAAINERRANPGSDVLSAVLTGEEPLDDAEAVGLSFLFVLAGLDTVTAAIGFALLELARRPDLRSALREDPQLIKVFVEEIVRLEPPAPILPRMTTREVTVGGITLPADTPVRLLIAAINRDGSDATSGNEVLMDGKVHRHWGFGGGPHRCLGAHLARMELNLIIEEWLRRIPEFELEPGFTPRIGWPANTYSLTSLPLHWEAR; from the coding sequence ATGACCAGCGTGCATGCAGTGCCGGAGCTCGAGTACGAGTCGTTGCCGATGGCCGACGACCGAAAAGTCGGTTGGGACGCCCTCCGCGCCATGGGGCCCGTCGTCCTGATGCACGGCTGGTACTACCTGACCCGCCGTGACGACGTGCTACACGCGCTGCGCAACCCCGAGATCTTCTCGTCGAAGAAGGCGTTCGACACCCTTGGCAGTCCCCTGCCGCTGGTGCCGATTTCGTTCGATCCGCCCGAGCACACCCGGTTCCGCAAGATCCTGCAGCCCTTCTTCAGCCCACACACCCTGGGCGCGATGTTGCCGGCGCTGCAGCAGCAGGCGGTCGGGATGATCAACGCCCTCGCCCCGCATGGGCATGCCGATGTCGTCACCGAGTTGGCAATGCCGTACCCGTCGCAGGTGTTCCTCACCCTCTACGGCCTGCCGTTGGCTGACCGCGCCAAGCTCCTGACCTGGAAGGACGCCGTCATCGAGCTCGCCGACAGCGGCACGACGTTGGAAGGCCACGATCTCGGGCCTGCCCTGGAGCTGTTCGCCTACCTGGGAGCCGCCATCAACGAACGCCGCGCCAACCCGGGCTCCGACGTCCTGTCGGCGGTGCTGACGGGCGAGGAGCCCCTCGACGACGCCGAAGCGGTCGGGCTGAGCTTTCTGTTCGTGCTGGCCGGACTGGACACCGTCACGGCGGCAATCGGTTTCGCGCTACTGGAGCTGGCCCGCCGGCCCGACCTGCGGTCCGCGCTGCGGGAAGATCCCCAGCTGATCAAGGTCTTCGTCGAGGAGATCGTCCGGCTGGAGCCACCGGCACCGATCCTACCGCGGATGACGACCCGGGAAGTCACCGTCGGCGGCATCACGCTGCCTGCCGACACTCCGGTCCGGTTACTGATCGCCGCGATCAACCGCGACGGCAGCGACGCCACCTCGGGCAACGAGGTGCTGATGGACGGAAAAGTTCACCGACACTGGGGTTTCGGCGGTGGACCGCACCGATGCCTTGGGGCCCACCTGGCACGCATGGAACTGAACCTCATCATCGAAGAGTGGTTGCGCCGCATCCCGGAATTCGAGCTCGAGCCAGGTTTCACACCGCGGATCGGCTGGCCGGCCAACACCTATTCGCTCACCAGTTTGCCGCTGCACTGGGAAGCACGTTGA
- a CDS encoding isochorismatase family protein → MHAIDRRRIAVLCVECQTGVLGPDSVLPLLAQDCPRLVTDLQRLLDAARIAGVHVVHATYEGACEAETVGTARIWRVLAPATADWEPSAPATQVMSELLAPSDVVVPRRHGLFPTLDTDLLAVLRGLGVDTVVLAGVSLNLALPVTAAHLSEAGFHLIVARDAVAGTPPDYGQQVLTHTMAKLGRLTTIDELIGSWTVDVAQPGRSS, encoded by the coding sequence ATGCATGCTATCGACCGCCGCCGCATCGCCGTGCTATGTGTCGAGTGCCAAACCGGTGTGCTGGGACCGGATTCGGTGCTGCCGCTGCTCGCGCAGGACTGCCCACGCCTCGTCACCGATCTGCAGCGCCTCCTCGACGCGGCGCGCATCGCAGGCGTACACGTCGTGCACGCGACCTACGAGGGAGCGTGCGAAGCAGAGACAGTCGGTACGGCGAGAATTTGGCGGGTATTGGCGCCAGCCACCGCGGACTGGGAGCCCAGCGCACCGGCCACACAGGTCATGTCCGAGCTGTTGGCACCCTCTGACGTGGTGGTGCCGCGCCGCCACGGCCTGTTTCCGACGCTGGACACCGACCTGCTTGCGGTGCTGAGGGGTCTCGGCGTGGACACTGTTGTGCTGGCCGGGGTTTCGTTGAATCTGGCGCTCCCCGTCACCGCCGCGCACCTGTCCGAAGCGGGCTTCCACCTCATCGTGGCCCGTGACGCCGTCGCGGGGACACCGCCCGACTATGGCCAGCAGGTGCTCACCCACACGATGGCGAAGCTCGGTCGCCTGACCACTATCGACGAGCTCATCGGGTCATGGACCGTCGATGTCGCGCAGCCCGGAAGATCTTCATGA
- a CDS encoding VOC family protein: MTATDLARRFLHINLNTVNAEAAQAFLTDCLGLGLQMQTDPEELVDGEILGLPGKVRCDTRFFYDSRGPRFSCAIEVIHWLDPPTTACRALDAASGGLSALAFRVADRGRTVETIRDHGYRVLSEDAVGLVTGGPAAVAVGPDGLVVELADMRSGATGGVQFAGARVTCADLAESLRFYTGIGFNPLGETRTRTLPLCDLGLDVDDSDDVQVCHVGLAEDGPTVRLCLTQAAAGARPAARQPNEQGLYRCALRVENTPRAIAATAEDVVVRGPIWCPLPGTPIAGLHIAFLTAPEGTVIEYVERPLEHFA, encoded by the coding sequence ATGACAGCGACCGATCTGGCCCGCCGATTCCTGCATATCAACCTCAACACCGTCAACGCCGAAGCCGCGCAGGCGTTCCTCACCGACTGCCTCGGGCTGGGTCTGCAGATGCAAACGGATCCAGAGGAGTTGGTCGACGGTGAGATCCTGGGACTGCCGGGCAAGGTCCGCTGTGACACCCGGTTTTTCTACGACAGCCGCGGCCCTCGGTTCTCCTGCGCAATCGAGGTCATCCACTGGCTCGATCCGCCTACCACGGCCTGCCGGGCGCTCGACGCTGCCTCGGGCGGGCTCAGCGCATTGGCCTTCCGCGTCGCCGATCGTGGGCGCACCGTCGAGACGATCCGCGACCACGGCTACCGCGTCCTGTCCGAGGATGCGGTCGGCCTGGTCACCGGTGGGCCGGCCGCCGTCGCGGTCGGCCCCGACGGACTGGTCGTCGAACTCGCGGATATGCGGAGCGGCGCGACCGGCGGCGTGCAATTCGCCGGAGCGCGGGTCACCTGCGCCGACCTTGCCGAGTCGCTACGGTTCTACACGGGCATCGGATTCAACCCGCTCGGTGAGACACGCACCCGGACGCTGCCATTGTGCGATCTCGGTCTCGACGTCGACGATTCCGACGATGTGCAGGTGTGCCATGTCGGGCTGGCCGAAGACGGTCCCACCGTGAGGCTATGCCTGACGCAAGCGGCCGCAGGCGCGCGGCCGGCTGCCAGGCAGCCCAATGAACAGGGGCTCTACCGGTGCGCGTTACGTGTGGAGAACACGCCGCGCGCGATCGCCGCCACGGCCGAGGACGTCGTCGTGCGCGGACCGATCTGGTGCCCCCTGCCCGGCACCCCGATCGCCGGCCTACACATCGCGTTTCTCACCGCACCAGAGGGCACTGTCATCGAATACGTCGAACGGCCGCTCGAACACTTCGCATAA
- a CDS encoding DUF732 domain-containing protein produces MLITSIVAAAAVGGATPTLVPRAYAAPTPAAEYLYDVAVRRHYNFRNNDAIGYGHGICDKVSGGQSYSQVMGDVKRDVTPNDERAANYLVSYAVNILCLEQIWQLRRALPAASAVIPGKYGVVLRQAGPYLMGTGPISPSTSAAFRCSPCCARPLVMRSVRAAVRRIR; encoded by the coding sequence TTGCTGATTACATCGATCGTCGCCGCGGCTGCCGTCGGCGGCGCCACACCGACGCTGGTACCGCGGGCGTATGCCGCCCCGACGCCCGCGGCGGAGTATCTCTATGACGTGGCGGTGCGGCGACATTACAACTTTCGGAACAACGATGCGATTGGCTACGGCCACGGCATCTGCGACAAGGTGAGTGGCGGCCAAAGCTATTCCCAAGTGATGGGTGATGTCAAACGGGATGTAACCCCTAATGACGAGCGCGCGGCAAATTACCTGGTCTCCTACGCGGTGAATATCCTTTGCCTCGAACAGATCTGGCAACTCCGCCGCGCACTACCAGCCGCCAGCGCCGTAATCCCGGGAAAGTACGGCGTCGTGTTGCGTCAGGCCGGGCCGTACCTGATGGGCACAGGGCCGATCTCACCGAGCACCTCGGCTGCGTTCCGGTGTAGCCCGTGTTGCGCCCGGCCGCTTGTTATGCGAAGTGTTCGAGCGGCCGTTCGACGTATTCGATGA
- a CDS encoding CAP domain-containing protein — MSAALADGNDNTLIPNNKRLNDGVIANVYTAQRQAGCNHDVNSNPQLQLAAQRHTEDLMNNRVLDGNVGSDGSTPQDRANAAGYHGKVAETIVINPALAIDGMDILNQWYANPAYKATMSDCAYSQMGVWSENSVDRSVLVAVYGQPPQPPPPLASGQPSPIDPSPDYDASDELEFGINWFPWVLRGVYPPPAYPPQ; from the coding sequence ATGTCTGCCGCACTCGCCGATGGCAACGACAACACGCTCATACCGAACAACAAACGACTCAATGACGGCGTAATCGCCAACGTCTACACCGCGCAGCGGCAGGCCGGTTGCAACCACGACGTCAACAGCAATCCACAACTTCAATTGGCCGCACAACGGCACACTGAAGACCTGATGAACAACCGCGTCCTCGACGGAAATGTCGGTTCCGACGGTTCCACCCCGCAGGACCGCGCCAACGCTGCCGGCTACCACGGCAAAGTAGCCGAAACCATAGTGATCAACCCGGCGCTGGCCATCGACGGCATGGACATCCTCAACCAGTGGTACGCCAACCCCGCCTATAAGGCGACCATGTCCGACTGCGCCTACAGCCAAATGGGCGTCTGGTCAGAAAACAGTGTGGACCGTAGCGTTCTGGTGGCTGTCTACGGCCAGCCACCGCAGCCGCCGCCTCCACTCGCCTCCGGCCAACCGAGCCCGATAGACCCCAGCCCCGACTATGACGCCAGCGATGAATTGGAATTCGGCATTAACTGGTTTCCGTGGGTCCTGCGAGGGGTCTATCCGCCGCCTGCGTATCCACCGCAGTAG
- a CDS encoding MCE family protein has translation MLSRKIKIQLIVFFIVAVGAMATMGLGYVRVPAMFGVGQYRVKVQLPESGNLYANANVTYRGTEVGRVTAVRLTDTGVEADLSLRSDVRIPSDLDAQVHSQSAIGEQYVALLPRNGASAPLRDGDVIARSRTSVPPDISSLLDAANRGVRAIPNDNLKTVIDESYTAFGGMGPELSEMVTGASALATDAKKNLAALTTLVDGAKPLLDSQSDTSDAVQAWAAHLATITGELKNHDGDVAGLIHQGGPAAAEGRRLFDRLNPTLPIVLANLVSVGQVAVVYHNDIEQLLVLLPQGIAQLQGIGLANLNTKQDYRGAFLSFKLNLNLPPVCTTGFLPAQQRRVATFVDAPDRPAGDVYCRTPQDAMWNPRGARNIPCETVPGKRAPTVKMCESDQEYVPLNDGNNWKGDPNATLSGQDVPQLAPETPQAPVPPPPPAPALAAAEYDPATGSYVGPDGNVYTQANLAQTAPKEHTWQSMLIPPGN, from the coding sequence ATGCTGAGCAGGAAAATCAAGATCCAGCTGATCGTGTTCTTCATCGTTGCCGTGGGTGCGATGGCGACCATGGGTTTGGGCTACGTACGGGTGCCGGCGATGTTCGGCGTCGGCCAGTATCGGGTCAAGGTCCAGCTACCGGAATCGGGCAACCTATACGCGAACGCCAATGTCACGTACCGTGGCACCGAGGTCGGCCGGGTGACGGCAGTGCGTTTGACGGATACCGGTGTGGAAGCCGATCTTTCGCTGCGCTCCGATGTGCGCATCCCGTCCGATCTTGACGCCCAGGTGCACAGCCAGAGCGCGATCGGCGAGCAGTATGTGGCGCTGTTGCCCCGCAATGGCGCATCCGCCCCGCTACGTGACGGCGATGTGATAGCACGCAGCCGGACCTCCGTCCCGCCCGACATCAGCAGCCTGCTCGATGCCGCCAACCGCGGCGTGCGCGCGATCCCTAACGACAACCTCAAGACTGTCATCGACGAGAGCTACACCGCGTTCGGCGGCATGGGTCCCGAACTGTCCGAGATGGTCACCGGAGCCAGTGCACTGGCCACGGACGCGAAGAAGAATCTCGCCGCGCTCACCACGCTCGTCGATGGTGCAAAACCGTTGCTGGACAGCCAGTCCGACACCTCGGATGCGGTCCAGGCGTGGGCGGCGCACCTGGCCACCATTACCGGTGAACTAAAAAACCACGACGGAGACGTTGCCGGTCTGATTCACCAGGGCGGGCCAGCAGCGGCCGAGGGGCGGCGACTGTTCGACCGTCTTAACCCCACGCTGCCAATCGTTTTGGCCAACCTCGTCAGCGTCGGTCAGGTGGCGGTCGTCTATCACAACGACATCGAGCAGTTACTGGTGCTACTGCCGCAGGGCATCGCACAGCTCCAGGGCATCGGCTTGGCCAATCTGAACACCAAGCAGGACTACCGGGGGGCGTTCCTGAGCTTCAAGCTCAATTTGAACCTGCCGCCGGTGTGCACGACCGGCTTCCTTCCCGCCCAGCAGCGCCGGGTCGCAACCTTCGTCGACGCCCCCGACCGGCCCGCCGGTGATGTGTACTGCCGAACCCCGCAGGATGCGATGTGGAATCCGCGTGGGGCGCGCAACATTCCGTGCGAGACGGTGCCGGGCAAACGCGCCCCCACGGTCAAGATGTGTGAGAGCGATCAGGAATACGTTCCCCTCAACGACGGCAACAACTGGAAGGGTGACCCCAACGCGACGCTGTCGGGTCAAGACGTCCCACAGCTGGCGCCCGAAACGCCGCAGGCACCGGTTCCACCGCCGCCACCCGCACCCGCTCTGGCGGCCGCCGAATACGATCCGGCCACCGGTTCCTACGTGGGACCCGACGGAAACGTCTACACCCAAGCCAACCTCGCTCAGACCGCACCAAAGGAGCACACATGGCAGTCGATGCTGATACCGCCGGGCAATTAA
- a CDS encoding MCE family protein: protein MRRCRRRLIVALLAALVFASVSGCWWRGLNSLPLPGTGGSGPGSFTVQAQMPEVANLKQNSRVRVGDAVVGTVTKIERQGWHALVTMQLGGDVNLPANATAKLGQTSLLGSMHIELAPPARVPPEGTLRDGSLIPLPSASAYPSTEQTLAAVSLLLNGGAIGQIQDITRELTTSFNGHEQDLRSLIEEFNKFVGHLNDQTGDIIAATESLNNLASQFANQEPVIDRALKTIPEALAILKDERANLTDAVDQLGKFSAVTTQAVNQTKENLVAELNQLGPVLESLANAGPALTRSLSVLSTYPWPNETVEKWFRGDYANLTAVVDLTLSRLDAGLFTGSRWEGHLTELEMQWGRTIGQLPSPYTAGNPLIAPYHWDQGP from the coding sequence ATGCGTCGTTGTCGGCGACGTTTGATCGTCGCCCTGTTGGCTGCGCTCGTATTCGCCTCGGTGTCCGGGTGTTGGTGGCGCGGGCTGAACTCGCTGCCGCTGCCGGGAACCGGCGGAAGCGGCCCGGGTTCCTTCACCGTCCAGGCCCAGATGCCGGAGGTGGCAAACCTCAAGCAGAACTCCAGGGTGCGCGTCGGCGATGCCGTGGTGGGGACCGTCACCAAGATAGAGCGGCAGGGTTGGCACGCGCTGGTGACGATGCAGCTGGGTGGCGACGTCAACCTGCCAGCGAACGCCACCGCCAAGCTCGGCCAGACCAGCCTGCTCGGCTCAATGCACATCGAGCTTGCACCCCCGGCCAGGGTGCCACCCGAGGGCACACTTCGTGACGGCTCGCTGATTCCGCTGCCGTCAGCCAGCGCCTATCCGAGCACCGAGCAAACGCTGGCCGCGGTATCGCTGCTGCTCAATGGTGGCGCCATTGGCCAAATCCAGGACATCACCAGGGAACTCACCACCTCGTTCAACGGTCACGAACAGGACCTCAGAAGCTTGATCGAGGAATTCAACAAATTCGTCGGCCATCTCAATGACCAGACGGGTGACATCATCGCCGCCACCGAGAGCCTCAACAACTTGGCCAGCCAGTTCGCCAACCAAGAGCCGGTGATCGACCGTGCCTTGAAGACCATTCCCGAAGCGCTTGCCATCCTCAAGGACGAACGGGCGAACCTCACAGACGCGGTCGACCAATTAGGCAAATTCAGCGCCGTGACCACCCAGGCGGTCAACCAAACCAAGGAAAACCTTGTGGCTGAGCTCAACCAGCTTGGGCCCGTGCTGGAATCATTGGCCAACGCGGGCCCCGCGCTGACGCGATCGCTGAGCGTTCTTTCCACGTATCCGTGGCCCAACGAAACGGTGGAGAAGTGGTTCCGCGGTGACTACGCCAATCTGACCGCCGTCGTCGACTTGACGCTCAGCCGACTCGATGCCGGCCTGTTCACCGGCAGCCGATGGGAAGGCCACCTCACGGAGTTGGAGATGCAGTGGGGCCGCACCATCGGCCAGCTGCCCAGCCCCTACACCGCGGGCAACCCGTTGATCGCCCCATACCACTGGGATCAGGGACCGTGA
- a CDS encoding MCE family protein, whose protein sequence is MTRPVAIPRGGKIALAISLVICLAGGITVVALKSFGAPPTNVIAYFENSNGIFAGDDVMILGVRVGKIDKIEPQPDRARISFHIDGKHKVPANANAVIINPTLVSARALQLTPAYAGGPVMSTGAVIPQQRTAVPVEFDDLRKQLEKLTQSLQPTEPGGVSTMGALVDTAADNLRGQGADIRDAIIHLSQALSALGDHSNDIFGSVKNLSILVSALRSSRDLLRQLNRNLAAVTALLADDPDKVGGALRDLNAVVGDVQSFIADNRESLGTTSDKLASISGAVVNSLDDLKQTLHIAPSTFANFNAIYDPANASLTGVLGINNFADPIGFLCGAIQAASRLNNQQSAKLCVQYLAPIIKNRQYNFLPLGENFFVGPKARPNEVTFSEDWLRPLTEPGRIRDRYEGPLPDEGPPQPPATGAPPPDTVPAPIPAGATPSGPAAGLSQMMMPPGGAS, encoded by the coding sequence ATGACCCGTCCGGTGGCGATCCCTCGCGGCGGCAAAATCGCGCTCGCCATATCCTTGGTCATCTGCCTGGCAGGCGGGATCACCGTGGTGGCGCTGAAAAGCTTTGGCGCTCCACCAACGAACGTGATCGCCTATTTCGAAAACAGCAACGGCATCTTTGCCGGCGACGACGTGATGATCCTTGGCGTGCGCGTGGGCAAGATCGACAAAATCGAACCCCAGCCCGACCGTGCCCGGATTTCCTTCCACATCGACGGCAAGCACAAGGTGCCCGCTAACGCGAACGCGGTGATCATCAATCCGACCCTGGTGAGCGCGCGGGCTTTACAGCTCACGCCCGCCTACGCTGGCGGTCCGGTGATGTCTACCGGCGCGGTCATCCCGCAGCAGCGCACCGCGGTGCCAGTGGAGTTCGACGACTTGCGCAAACAGCTGGAAAAGCTGACTCAGTCCTTGCAGCCCACGGAACCGGGCGGGGTGAGCACCATGGGTGCATTAGTCGATACTGCCGCCGATAACCTGCGGGGACAGGGTGCCGACATCCGCGATGCCATCATCCATTTGTCGCAAGCGCTGTCGGCACTCGGCGACCACAGCAACGACATCTTCGGCAGCGTCAAGAACCTCTCGATCCTGGTGTCTGCGCTGCGGTCGAGCAGGGATCTTCTGCGTCAGCTCAACAGGAATCTGGCGGCGGTGACCGCCCTGCTGGCCGACGACCCCGACAAGGTAGGCGGCGCCCTGCGTGACCTCAACGCCGTCGTCGGCGATGTACAGAGCTTCATCGCCGACAACCGCGAATCGCTTGGCACTACCTCGGACAAGCTCGCCTCGATCTCCGGCGCCGTCGTGAATAGTCTCGATGACCTCAAGCAGACGCTTCACATTGCCCCCTCGACGTTCGCGAACTTCAATGCCATTTACGACCCGGCGAATGCATCGCTGACAGGCGTGCTGGGCATCAACAATTTCGCCGACCCGATCGGATTCCTTTGCGGGGCAATCCAGGCCGCGTCCCGTCTCAACAACCAGCAGTCGGCGAAGCTGTGTGTGCAGTACCTCGCGCCGATCATAAAAAACCGCCAGTACAACTTCCTGCCACTGGGTGAGAACTTCTTCGTCGGACCGAAGGCCCGGCCCAACGAGGTCACCTTCAGTGAAGACTGGCTGCGGCCGCTGACCGAGCCGGGCAGGATCCGGGACCGCTACGAGGGGCCGCTCCCCGACGAGGGCCCGCCCCAGCCGCCGGCCACCGGCGCACCGCCGCCCGATACCGTGCCGGCGCCGATCCCCGCCGGGGCCACGCCGAGCGGTCCGGCCGCCGGACTGTCTCAAATGATGATGCCGCCCGGAGGCGCATCGTGA